The Astyanax mexicanus isolate ESR-SI-001 chromosome 7, AstMex3_surface, whole genome shotgun sequence genome has a window encoding:
- the papolg gene encoding poly(A) polymerase gamma isoform X1, whose protein sequence is MREMSATSNNMLSGQQPQKHYGITSSISLAFPREIDRLYTQKLIEAMKPFGVFEDEDELNHRLAVLGKLNSFVKEWISEISETKNLPPSALMNVGGKIFTFGSYRLGVHTKGADIDALCVAPRHVERSDFFSSFFEKLKQHDEIRDLRAVEDAFVPVIKFKFDGIEIDLLFARLALQSIPDNLDLRGDSLLRNLDIRCIRSLNGCRVTDEILHLVPDKENFRLTLRAIKLWAKSRGIYSNMLGFLGGVSWAMLVARTCQLYPNAVAATLVHKFFLVFSKWEWPNPVLLKQPEDSNLNLPVWDPRVNPSDRYHLMPIITPAYPQQNSTYNVSTSTRTIMSEEFKYGLYWENALMNLHTHTCSNYCYTSCPPSGLTITDEILQGKADWSKLFEPPNFFQKYKHYIVLTASASTEENHLEWVGLVESKIRVLVGNLERNEYITLAHVNPQSFPWSKENRNENEFVSMWFIGINFKKLENADCVNIDLTYDIQSFTDTVYRQASNINMLKDGMTIEATHVKKKQLHQYLPAELVHKSKKKSLGDLNRSSSGGGSKRCSLDGSQLDSSRDTDSGTPFSSPTPVCKPCNSVSTPEESITPSKPPVPLYVDTSPACESSPKEEQGLSIPVIGASDAKPSVTLVATEAPVGSTIPTVVGRNIIPRMSPPDLPNGLNGAAPKRPHSPSLEEPPKKLKDTEQMLSDDSAFKEPYPPTSNGLDQGDDQAAELHSTTKPMPIPTIDTSRTQRLPSKELPDASSPVPTSNLRVIKNSIRLTLNR, encoded by the exons ATGAGAGAAATGTCAGC AACCAGTAACAATATGCTTAGcgggcagcagcctcagaaacaTTATGGGATTACATCCTCGATCAGCCTGGCCTTTCCCAGAGAGATTGACCGCCTGTACACTCAGAAGCTCATAGAGGCCATGAAACCTTTTGGAGTGTTTGAGGATGAGGATGAGCTTAATCACAG gCTTGCTGTTCTTGGAAAGCTGAATTCATTTGTGAAAGAGTGGATCTCAGAGATCAGTGAAACAAAG AATCTGCCTCCTTCAGCTTTAATGAATGTTGGAGGCAAAATCTTTACCTTTGGATCTTACAGACTGGGGGTGCACACAAAAG GTGCGGATATAGATGCTCTTTGTGTAGCACCTCGTCATGTTGAGAGGAGTGACTTTTTCTCATCTTTCTTTGAAAAATTGAAACAGCACGATGAGATCAGGGACCTTCGG GCTGTGGAAGATGCGTTTGTACCAGTGATCAAATTTAAATTTGATGGTATTGAG ATTGATCTGCTTTTTGCAAGACTTGCCCTGCAGTCTATTCCTGATAACCTGGACCTGAGAGGAGACTCTCTGCTTAGAAACCTGGACATTAGGTGTATTCGGAGTCTAAACG GTTGCCGTGTGACTGACGAGATCCTGCACTTGGTTCCTGATAAAGAAAACTTCCGACTGACTTTGAGAGCCATCAAACTGTGGGCTAAga GTCGTGGAATCTACTCCAACATGCTTGGCTTCCTAGGTGGTGTGTCCTGGGCCATGCTGGTGGCTAGAACTTGCCAGCTTTACCCGAATGCAGTGGCTGCCACCCTTGTGCACAAGTTCTTCCTTGTCTTTTCCAAATG GGAGTGGCCCAACCCTGTGCTTTTAAAACAGCCTGAAGACAGCAACTTGAATCTGCCTGTCTGGGACCCGCGA GTGAACCCCTCAGACAGGTACCATTTAATGCCAATCATCACACCAGCATACCCCCAGCAGAACTCCACATACAATGTCTCCACCTCCACACGTACCATCATGAGCGAGGAATTCAAATATGGTTTGTATTGGGAGAATGCTTTAATGAATTTACATACACATACTTGTAGTAATTATTGTTATACATCTTGCCCTCCTTCAGGCCTTACAATTACAGATGAAATCCTTCAGGGTAAGGCGGACTGGTCCAAGTTGTTTGAGCCACCGAACTTCTTCCAGAAGTACAA ACATTATATCGTCCTCACTGCCAGTGCATCCACTGAGGAGAACCACTTGGAATG GGTTGGGTTGGTGGAGTCGAAGATCAGAGTTCTTGTAGGGAATTTGGAGCGCAATGAATACATCACTCTTGCGCATGTAAACCCTCAGTCGTTCCCCTGGTCAAAAGAGAACCGCAACGA GAATGAATTTGTCTCGATGTGGTTTATTGGAATCAACTTCAAAAAACTGGAGAATGCTGATTGTGTGAACATTGACCTGACTTATGACATCCAGTCCTTTACAGACACTG TCTACAGGCAGGCCAGCAACATCAACATGTTGAAGGATGGGATGACCATCGAAGCTACACATGTGAAGAAGAAGCAGCTGCACCAGTACCTTCCTGCTGAACTGGTGCACAAGAGCAAGAAGAAG AGCCTTGGAGATCTAAACCGCAGTTCGAGTGGTGGGGGTTCAAAACGCTGTTCGCTGGATGGCAGTCAGCTTGATAGTTCCAGAGATACAGATTCAGGCACCCCCTTCAGCTCCCCCACCCCAGTCTGTAAACCGTGCAACTCTGTGTCCACCCCTGAGGAAAG CATTACTCCTTCCAAGCCTCCAGTGCCATTATATGTGGATACCTCCCCAGCCTGTGAATCTTCTCCAAAGGAGGAGCAGGGATTGTCCATACCAGTCATTGGAGCCAGTGATGCAA AACCTTCAGTCACACTGGTGGCCACAGAAGCACCGGTAGGCAGCACTATTCCCACGGTGGTTGGTCGAAACATCATTCCGCGTATGAGCCCACCTGACCTGCCCAATGGCCTGAATGGAGCTGCCCCTAAGAGACCCCACTCACCCTCTCTGGAGGAGCCTCCTAAGAAACTCAAAGACACAGAGCAG ATGCTGTCAGATGATTCTGCATTTAAAGAACCATACCCACCTACCAGTAATGGGCTGGATCAAGGAGATGACCAAGCAGCA gAGCTTCATTCAACGACAAAGCCTATGCCTATTCCAACTATTGATACATCAAGGACACAG AGACTGCCCAGTAAGGAGCTGCCAGATGCCTCTTCCCCAGTTCCCACAAGCAACCTTCGCGTAATAAAGAACTCAATCAGACTGACTCTCAACCGGTAG
- the papolg gene encoding poly(A) polymerase gamma isoform X2 translates to MREMSATSNNMLSGQQPQKHYGITSSISLAFPREIDRLYTQKLIEAMKPFGVFEDEDELNHRLAVLGKLNSFVKEWISEISETKNLPPSALMNVGGKIFTFGSYRLGVHTKGADIDALCVAPRHVERSDFFSSFFEKLKQHDEIRDLRAVEDAFVPVIKFKFDGIEIDLLFARLALQSIPDNLDLRGDSLLRNLDIRCIRSLNGCRVTDEILHLVPDKENFRLTLRAIKLWAKSRGIYSNMLGFLGGVSWAMLVARTCQLYPNAVAATLVHKFFLVFSKWEWPNPVLLKQPEDSNLNLPVWDPRVNPSDRYHLMPIITPAYPQQNSTYNVSTSTRTIMSEEFKYGLTITDEILQGKADWSKLFEPPNFFQKYKHYIVLTASASTEENHLEWVGLVESKIRVLVGNLERNEYITLAHVNPQSFPWSKENRNENEFVSMWFIGINFKKLENADCVNIDLTYDIQSFTDTVYRQASNINMLKDGMTIEATHVKKKQLHQYLPAELVHKSKKKSLGDLNRSSSGGGSKRCSLDGSQLDSSRDTDSGTPFSSPTPVCKPCNSVSTPEESITPSKPPVPLYVDTSPACESSPKEEQGLSIPVIGASDAKPSVTLVATEAPVGSTIPTVVGRNIIPRMSPPDLPNGLNGAAPKRPHSPSLEEPPKKLKDTEQMLSDDSAFKEPYPPTSNGLDQGDDQAAELHSTTKPMPIPTIDTSRTQRLPSKELPDASSPVPTSNLRVIKNSIRLTLNR, encoded by the exons ATGAGAGAAATGTCAGC AACCAGTAACAATATGCTTAGcgggcagcagcctcagaaacaTTATGGGATTACATCCTCGATCAGCCTGGCCTTTCCCAGAGAGATTGACCGCCTGTACACTCAGAAGCTCATAGAGGCCATGAAACCTTTTGGAGTGTTTGAGGATGAGGATGAGCTTAATCACAG gCTTGCTGTTCTTGGAAAGCTGAATTCATTTGTGAAAGAGTGGATCTCAGAGATCAGTGAAACAAAG AATCTGCCTCCTTCAGCTTTAATGAATGTTGGAGGCAAAATCTTTACCTTTGGATCTTACAGACTGGGGGTGCACACAAAAG GTGCGGATATAGATGCTCTTTGTGTAGCACCTCGTCATGTTGAGAGGAGTGACTTTTTCTCATCTTTCTTTGAAAAATTGAAACAGCACGATGAGATCAGGGACCTTCGG GCTGTGGAAGATGCGTTTGTACCAGTGATCAAATTTAAATTTGATGGTATTGAG ATTGATCTGCTTTTTGCAAGACTTGCCCTGCAGTCTATTCCTGATAACCTGGACCTGAGAGGAGACTCTCTGCTTAGAAACCTGGACATTAGGTGTATTCGGAGTCTAAACG GTTGCCGTGTGACTGACGAGATCCTGCACTTGGTTCCTGATAAAGAAAACTTCCGACTGACTTTGAGAGCCATCAAACTGTGGGCTAAga GTCGTGGAATCTACTCCAACATGCTTGGCTTCCTAGGTGGTGTGTCCTGGGCCATGCTGGTGGCTAGAACTTGCCAGCTTTACCCGAATGCAGTGGCTGCCACCCTTGTGCACAAGTTCTTCCTTGTCTTTTCCAAATG GGAGTGGCCCAACCCTGTGCTTTTAAAACAGCCTGAAGACAGCAACTTGAATCTGCCTGTCTGGGACCCGCGA GTGAACCCCTCAGACAGGTACCATTTAATGCCAATCATCACACCAGCATACCCCCAGCAGAACTCCACATACAATGTCTCCACCTCCACACGTACCATCATGAGCGAGGAATTCAAATATG GCCTTACAATTACAGATGAAATCCTTCAGGGTAAGGCGGACTGGTCCAAGTTGTTTGAGCCACCGAACTTCTTCCAGAAGTACAA ACATTATATCGTCCTCACTGCCAGTGCATCCACTGAGGAGAACCACTTGGAATG GGTTGGGTTGGTGGAGTCGAAGATCAGAGTTCTTGTAGGGAATTTGGAGCGCAATGAATACATCACTCTTGCGCATGTAAACCCTCAGTCGTTCCCCTGGTCAAAAGAGAACCGCAACGA GAATGAATTTGTCTCGATGTGGTTTATTGGAATCAACTTCAAAAAACTGGAGAATGCTGATTGTGTGAACATTGACCTGACTTATGACATCCAGTCCTTTACAGACACTG TCTACAGGCAGGCCAGCAACATCAACATGTTGAAGGATGGGATGACCATCGAAGCTACACATGTGAAGAAGAAGCAGCTGCACCAGTACCTTCCTGCTGAACTGGTGCACAAGAGCAAGAAGAAG AGCCTTGGAGATCTAAACCGCAGTTCGAGTGGTGGGGGTTCAAAACGCTGTTCGCTGGATGGCAGTCAGCTTGATAGTTCCAGAGATACAGATTCAGGCACCCCCTTCAGCTCCCCCACCCCAGTCTGTAAACCGTGCAACTCTGTGTCCACCCCTGAGGAAAG CATTACTCCTTCCAAGCCTCCAGTGCCATTATATGTGGATACCTCCCCAGCCTGTGAATCTTCTCCAAAGGAGGAGCAGGGATTGTCCATACCAGTCATTGGAGCCAGTGATGCAA AACCTTCAGTCACACTGGTGGCCACAGAAGCACCGGTAGGCAGCACTATTCCCACGGTGGTTGGTCGAAACATCATTCCGCGTATGAGCCCACCTGACCTGCCCAATGGCCTGAATGGAGCTGCCCCTAAGAGACCCCACTCACCCTCTCTGGAGGAGCCTCCTAAGAAACTCAAAGACACAGAGCAG ATGCTGTCAGATGATTCTGCATTTAAAGAACCATACCCACCTACCAGTAATGGGCTGGATCAAGGAGATGACCAAGCAGCA gAGCTTCATTCAACGACAAAGCCTATGCCTATTCCAACTATTGATACATCAAGGACACAG AGACTGCCCAGTAAGGAGCTGCCAGATGCCTCTTCCCCAGTTCCCACAAGCAACCTTCGCGTAATAAAGAACTCAATCAGACTGACTCTCAACCGGTAG